GCCTTCGATCCAGGTCATCAACTGACTGACAGCCTGAGGCATGCGGATGGCATCGATATCGATACCGAACATGGAAATGCGTTCGTTGCTCATTGGACGATTAACCTCGCGCGGCAGCTTGTGCCGGCCAAGAGGTGGTAGGGGCTGGGGTATGGGAACGAGGAACGAGTCCAAAGTCGTAAACCAGGGCGGCGTTCATACCGGCAACCAGGAATATCAACAGGTGTTCAAACGGCATGAAGGTGATCTCGTGACCCACCATCTGACAGAAGGCAATCAGCACGGTGCCAACTCCCAGGGTGCCAACCGCTTTGGCCCACGGAGGGGACTCGCTGCGGGCCAGGCGCCAACCATTTCGTAGCCACATGCCATACATGCAGAGAAACGGAATGAAGCCGAGCAGGCCGAGATCGGTCAACACGCTTAAGAAGGTGTTGTGATGGTCGTAGTCGCGAATCGATTCCAAGATCAGGTCGACGTTGCGATCGGCCAGGTACGGCAATTTCGCTTTGCGGAACTGGCTGAAGCCATGTCCCAGGATTGGCCGGTCGAGGAACATTTCCCACGAGACATACGTGAAGCTGGCTCGCATACTGACCGAACGCCGCGTGTCTTCGACGGTCCCTTCTCGCTTCAGACCCATGATGGCATCCGACTTGGCAGCCACTGCTAACAGGCCACACGCCACCATGCCGGTCAGCAAGACCGTTCGGGCTTTGCCTTGCATCGTCAGGAAGATCCCGGCCATTAAGCTGACGCCAGCGCCGGCCCAGACGGTTCGAGTCTTGGTGAAGAAGATTGCCGCGAGAAACAGCGGAATCAAACAGAACACAAAGCCTTTGGTCTTGGCCGATGCACGCGACCAGAGCAAACAAGTCGTCAGCAAACAGCCGCACAAATAGACGCCATAGCTGACCGATTGCACCATCGGACCGCGAGCACGACCAAAGTGCAGGCCAATCTTCGGATCGGCGATGTAGCGAGGAAAAACGAAGCCATACAGCCCAAGCCCTTCCATAATGCCGATCACCGCCAGGTAAACGCCGAAGGCAGTCATCGCCATCAGAAACCAGTCGACCTGGCGTTCGTCGTATTTCAAATTTCGCGCCACGATATAAACCGACAGCGGAATCAGATAGCCGTTGATCAGGTGCTGCACCGGCGGCACCTGGTCCGGGGCGAGGTTGCGGATGTCGTGGCTGAACGTATTGAAGATCAGCACACCGAAGAAGATGGCAATGACCGTGTCGAGCGCCATCCAGGGGCGCAGCTCGATTTTGCCTAGCTTCCACTGTACGGCGAAGGCAACGCCCAGCCCCACGATTGCCAGGCGGTCGATCGAAAGATTGATGCCGCCGAACTTGAATTCAAAGAAGTAGACGCCGAAGGCCGACGTCGCAACCAGCAGCCCGACCGAAGCTAACAGCAGGTTGCCTCGGATCGCCAGGATGGTTCCCCATACCAGGCCTACGAGAGCAAAGATGATCAGGATCGGGGTCATGGTGGCGGTTCAGATTTCAGTTCGCAGATTTTACGTAGTCGCTGAAGCCTGAAAACCGAAGCTCAATTGGTCGATGGCGTCCGGTTCGCGAGGTGAAATAAGGCCTCCTTCAAAGATAGGCCATGCCCAGCGTGGGGAGCCTCGGACGATGGACTACTGGAACCATTCGTCTGGCTGTTTGCCGATGGTAGCGGTTGTGATGGATGTGACGGCATGGGCGAAGTGGTCAGCACCAGCACACCCATCCCAAAGAACAGCCCGCCCAGCAGACCCGCTCCGGCAATCAGCTTTCGCGAAGGGCCGACCGGGTAATCGCTTACCTCGGGCGTGCTGACCTTGGTGATCAAACTGGTTGTGGTCGCTGCCGAAACGGAACTGCGGGCATCGGCCAAGTCGGTCCGAATTCTCGTCAGCTTGTCGTTCTTCTCGCGGACTTCACTTACCAGGTTGTTGTAGCTCGCCCGGAGCGACGCGAGCTTTGTCATTCGCAGGCTGACATCGTCGAGCATCGTTTCCAGTTGAGCGATGCGGCTGGCATTGACCGTTTGTTCCGCTTTCAGCCCGCTGATGGCCAGGCCGATCTCTTGATGCAGGTGGGCGCGAATCTCTTCTTCGGCATGGCGAGCAGCGATCACACCAGGGTGGTCGTCGGTGCGAATCCCTTGCAGTTGAGCCGACCGCAATTGAGCGTCAATCAAGCCATCTTTCAAGCGACGAAGGGCGGGCTGCGAATCGAGCAATTGGTTCGGCGTGGCGATCAATTCGCTCGTGTTTTGCTGGGCAGTTGCCAGGATCTGAAGCAGTTGGTTCGAGCTCTGCTGGTTGGCCATTGCGGCACGCAGTTCGTTTTTGATTTCGACCATTTGCTCGCGAAGGTTACCGTTGCCGGAGCCGACTTCGTTCAAAATCCGCAGCTCGGCGAGGTCGGTTCCGACGTTCGATTCCATTTCGGAAAGATGCCCGGTCACGCTCGATAAGGCGTCGCCTGCTTGTTGTTCGCGGTAGTTCAATTCGTCGACCAGGCTTTGGGCTCGGTCGTTTCGCATTTCGCCCAGCTTCAGATCGAGCTCGGCGCAGATCAATTGATTGAACTGCCGGGCCCGCTCGGGCGTGTCGGCTTCAACACTGATGTACAGCATCTCGGTCGTGCCGAACTCGGTCCCACTCGGGGAATGAGCGCTGATCGATTTGCGAGCCGAGGCGATGTCGTCTTTGGATGGCCAGGTGGAAGTGGTCCAGCGATCGGCTGGCGGACCCAACTGGATGAGGGCGGCCTCGATCACTTCCCGCGAACGGGTCAACTGCAGGACCGTTTCCTGGGCGTGTTTCATATCTTCGATGCGATTGAATTCGCCGGGGCGCCCAAGGCTGCTGACTGCTTCGTCGCGCAGCACAATTGCTTGCGTGGCGTCCCACGAATTCGGTTTGATGGCGGCGTAGATCAAGGCACCTGCCGCAACGATCACCATCGGAACAATCCAGCGGAATCGATAGTGGAGAAGGGCATAAAGAATGTCGGCCGGGTTCCACATAAGAAGTGCCTCAGTCGATAGGCAAGCGAGAAGCAAGAAACAAAAAAAGGTGCGGGAAGCAAGCCAAGGGCATACGACCCTGGGCGTTGCTTCCCACAACCCCGATTCGCTGGACCTAATAGGCAAAGGGGATGCCAAACTTCCGGCATAACTCTCCATTTGCGTCTGGAAGTCTTCGTGTCGAAAGCACTTAAACGCAATTCGTACACCCCAGGATGCTGGGGCATTGGTGATGCAAAAACAGGATGCGATGTGGCGAAAAAGCATCATGTGATGCGTTGCGGAAACGAATCGTGGACCTTGGTTCGCGATCCTATTCAATCCGCGAAGACTTCGTTTGCATTTATCTAGCAGTGGGGAATGTTTGAGAGTCTATGGGCCGCCATGGTATCGGTTTGCGCGGTGGAAACCTTGGCCCCAAACGCGTTATCGTCCCCTCAAAAAATCATGCATGTCGAACGGTTTACGAATGCTCAATCGGTGGCCTCTTGGCGTTCCGCCTGGAATGGTATGGCCGGAGGTGTTCCATTTCGAACCTTCGAATGGTTGATGTCGTGGTGGCGACGCTACGCGGACGATTGCCCTCTGTATCTCTTGGGAGTGTTCGACGGCGATCGCCTGGTAGGGATGGCTCCGTTCTATCGTTCGGCCGGCAAGACAGGTGGACGTACGCTTCGCTTTCTAGGCGATGGCGAAGTCTGTTCGGACTACCTCGATCTGCTCGCCGCCCCTGGTTACGAAAACCGAATCATTTCGCCCCTGGTCGATTGGTTGCTGGAAGCACTGACGACGAGCGACTCGTGGGATGCGATGGAACTGGATGGCATCGAGTCGGGCACGCCGCTGGTCGAAGAGCTGACCCGGCAACTCGCCGGCGCCCAAGCCATGGTCCGTCGACGACCGGCTCAGAATTGCTGGCGGCTCGAGCTTCCGGAAAGCTGGTACGAGTTCGAGATGCTGCAGTCGAAGTCGCATCGCAAGCAGATTCGTCGTTTGATCAAACGCGTCTTCGACACCGATCGTTGCCAGTTGCATGTTTGCAACAGCATTACGCAGATCGACGAAGCGATGCCGATATTGATCGATCTGCACACGCGCCGCCGCAAGACACTCGATCAGACAGGCTGCTTCGCGTGCGATCGTTTCCGCCGCTTCTTGTACGAAGCGGCCAACGAAATGATCCCCAGCGGCAACTGCGAGATCTTATGGCTGGAACTGGACGGGGCACCGATCGCGGCAGAGATTCACTTTCCGACCGATACGATCTGTTATGCCTATCAGGCCGGCATCGACCCGGCCCGAATCAAAGAAGAGCCGGGCAGCTTGATGCAAATTGCCGTCATCCGTCGCGCGATCGAACAAGGTAAGACCGCGGTCGATTTTCTGCGTGGCGACGAACCTTACAAAGCCCATTGGCGAGCCGAGCCTCGCGTTTGTGAGACGATCCGAGTAGTACCCAACACCACGTCTGGCCTGATCCGTCACGGGATCTGGTCGACGCAGGTTCAGGTGAAAAGCTGGTTTAAAGCTTCGTTGGGGAAAGATTGAGGAGGAACGGATGGATCGAATCAAAAGTGCATTGATCGATGGTTACTGTGCCGCGACGTGGCCCTGGCGAGCTCGTTTTCGCAAGGAGCGTGCCCGCGTGGCGATGGCGCCGGTGATGGTGTTGTTCTATCATCGCGTCGCCGATATCAACTTGAATCCGTGGACCATCACCAACGATGATTTTCGTCGGCACCTGGACTGGTTGCAGGCCCACCTCGACGTGGTTTCGCTAGAAGAAGCGCAGCGGCGGATTGCCTCGCGCTATAACACCAAGTCTTGCGTGGCGATCACCTTCGACGATGGCTATAGCGAGAACTGCGACTTCGCCATTGGCGAACTCATTCGCCGCGAGATGCCGGCGACTTACTTCGTGACGCTCGAGAACGTTCTGAGAGGAAGGCCATTTCCGCATGATGCCGAGTTAGGAATTAACGCTCCGCCGAATACCCTGCCGCAGATCTGCGAGATGGCACAAAGCCCTTGGATCGAAATCGGTGGACATACGCGGACCCATCCCGACGTCGGCAAGATGCGTGATCTTCTGCTGCTCAAAGATGAAGTGATCTTTGCAACCGAAGGTCTGGAGCAACTGATCGGGAAGCCGATTCGCTACTTTGCGTTTCCGTTTGGTCAGCATGCCAACTTGAACGACACGGCGATCAATTTGCTGCGTGAGAAGGGAATCCAAGGGTTCTGCTCGGCCTACGGTGGATACAACTTCCCTGGCGACGATCCGTATCACATCCAACGCATTCATGGCGACCCGGATATGGCTCGCCTGCGAAACTGGTTGACAATCGATCCCCGCAAGGTGAATGGCGTGCCGCGGTATCAGCCGCGTTACACCAAGCCCGTAAGTCCCCTGGGAGGCAGCGAATGAGTTCTGCCTCGTCGGTCGACAATACGGCGCCTCTGCCAGAGACCGATTCGTTTCGTACGACGTCGCTGGCGGAAAGCATGCTGCTGTTGGCGATGCTGACCGTGTTCCAACGCGGCATCGGCTTCGTGCGCGGGGTGCTCTTTTGCCGTTGGCTGCCGGCGGAACAACTCGGTCTGTGGGACCTGGTGTTTGGTTTTCTGATGTTGGCCGGCCCGCTGGTCGTGCTGGGTATCCCAGGTTCGTTCGGCCGCTATGTCGAGCACTACCGACAGAAGGGCCAGCTGCGCACGTTTCTCTATCGCACAACGATCGCCACGGTGGTTTTGTCGGCGGTCGGATGCAGTGCGCTGTGGTTGTTTCACGAACAAGCCGCGGTGGTGCTGTTTAAAGATCGCAGTCTCGCCTCGATCATTCCGGTGGTGGCGTTGACGCTAACGGCCGTGATTGGCTTCAACTATTTCGTCGAACTGTTCATCGCCATGCGGCAGATGCGAATGGTTTCGGCTTTGCAGTTTGTCAACAGCGTGCTGTTCGCCGTCGTCGGTCTGGGGCTTCTACTGTGGTACGAAGCCAGCGCCGAGAGCGTGATCATTTCGTACGGCGTGGCCTGTAGTGTGACTGTGGCAATGGGCGTCTGGGTGCTGATCCGTGATTGGCAGACGTTGCCCCTTGGCAACGAAGTCCCTGCGCAAAGCGAATTCTGGCGCAAGCTGCTTCCGTTTGCGGCCTGGCTTTGGGCGATCAACTTGTTGTCAAACTTGTTTGAAGTGGTCGACCGCTACATGATCGTTCATTTCAGCGGCCTCTCGCCGGAGCAAAGTATCACGCTGGTCGGCGACTATCACAGTAGCCGCGTCGTGCCTTGGTTGATGGTGGCAGTCGCCAACTTGTTTGGTGGAATCTTGCTGCCTCACCTGTCGGCCGATTGGGAAAGTGGCAACCGAGACAAGGTCGGGCGGCAGATCAATCTGCTCCTGAAGATGGCCTCGATGGTGATGATGGCCGGAGCGATCGTCATCGGGATGACCGCGCCGTTTCTGTTTGAATATGTCTTCGAGGGCAAGTACAGCGGGGGTTTGCAGGTGCTGCCTTGGACGCTGACTTATTGCGTCTGGTACAGCCTCAGTGGCTGCGCGATGCTTTATTTCTGCTGTGCCGAGAAGACCCACGCCGGGGCGATTGTCTTTGGGATTGGCCTGGCAGCGAACGTTGCCTTGAATGCGATTCTGCTGCCGATGTGGGGACTCACCGGAGCGGTGGTTGCCACGGCACTAGCCAACGCCATTGCGATCTCGTTGGCGCTGATACTTTCCAAACGACATGGCATGCAGGTTCAGCTTGCCACCTTGCTGCTTGCCGCCGCACCGCTGCTGTTGGGGCTGGGCTGGATGCCAGCGATTGCCCTGTGGATTGTGCTGGCCTGGCAAGCGACGACAGCCAACTGGCTGTTTGACGAAGAAGAAAAACAACAACTACTCGACGGCATTGGCGTGCTCACCAAGAGATTTCGCTGAGCACCTGCAAGGGAAAGACGATGGGACGACGAACAATCAAACCGCTGGAAAACCGTGGCCCGTTGCGTGTCATGTTCCTGGTAACCAGCATGCCGGTCGGGGGTGCTGAAACCTTGCTGGTGAATCTGATTCGTCGCATGGACCGTTCTCGCTTCGCTCCGGAACTGTGCTGCATGAAAGACCTCGGCCCGCTGGGTGTGGTTATGGAGCAGGAAGTGCCCACGTTCCATAAGATGCTCAGCAGCAAGTACGACCTGCGAGTCGTGTCGCGACTCAGCGAACTGTTTCGCGTTCGCGAGATCGATGCCGTGGTGACGGTTGGTGCAGGCGACAAGATGTTCTGGGGACGTCTTTGTGCATGGCTGGCTGGCGTGCCGGTGATCGCCTCGGCGATTCACTCGACCGGCTGGCCTGATTCGATCAACTGGCTCAATCGTCGCCTGACCTCGATCACCGATCGATTCATCGGCGTGGCGGCTCCGCACGGCAAGCACCTCGTTGAAGTCGAAGGCTTTCCGACCGAAAAGGTGACGGTCATTCCGAACGGGATCGATACCGATCGATTCGTGGTCGATCCGGAAGTCCGGCGACGAGTGCGTGACGAATGGCGTGTCCGTGACGACACGGCGGTGAGTGGCATCGTTGCTGCACTGCGACCAGAGAAAGATCATGCGTTGTTCCTGAACGCCGCCGCTCGCGTGGTGAAGCGTTGCCCTCGTTCACACTTCGTGATCGTCGGCGACGGCCCTGAGCGACCTGCGATCGAAGCCTTGCGCGACGAACTTGGTCTGCAAGATCATGTGACGATGATGGGCAGCCGGAGCGATGTTCCAGACCTGCTGTGCGGGATGGATACCTTCGTGCTGACCTCGAAGAACGAAGCGAGCCCGGTCTCGATTCTGGAAGCGATGTCTTGCCAATTGCCGATCGTTGCCCCCCGGGTGGGGAGCATTCCGGATGCGGTCGACGACGGCGTGAATGGCTTGTTGGTCGAAGCAAGCAGCCTCGACGAGACCGCCGATGCGATGATTGCCCTGAGCCAGGGAGCCAATTTGCGAGCCGAAATGGGAGCCGCCGCGCGCGAGAAAGTGCTGCGTTACGGCTCGCTCGACGCGATGGTGGGGGGCTACCAGGACCTGATCACAACCGTCTATCGGCAAAAGGCTTTGAAGGCGGCGAGCACCGTGCTGCAGCCCGTTTCAAGCGGTGTTCTGCTGGGGAAACCGTCTGACGTGAAGGCATCGTAACCTTCTGTCAGCACACGGGTTTCGTTCTTTCAACGGCTAGGCGTCTTGGCGACGGTGCGTTACCATAGAGCAGATCGAATCAGGTCTGCAAAATTGGTTTGCTGTCCCAGGGGTCAGTCGCAAGGTGAAGTTCAATCTGACGGGTCCGTTCTTGGCCGGCTTGGCGAAAGTTGTCGCCGGCAGCAGCGTGCGCTGGGTGGACAGCCATCCCGACACGTGTCAGCGGATTTACTTTGCGAACCACACCAGCCATATCGACGCCGTGATCATCTGGGCTTCGCTTCCCAAGCATTGCCGAGAACTGACCATGCCCGTGGCGGCGAAAGACTATTGGGATCGCGGCTGGTTTCGACGTTACCTGGCGCGCTCGCTCAATGCGATGCTGATCGATCGCGAGAACATCAAAGTTCATCGCAGCCCTGTGGAATCGATGCTGAAAGAAATCGGCGACAAGTATTCGGCGATTATCTTCCCTGAGGGAAGTCGAAACGACGGAACGACGCTCCGCGAATTCAAAAGTGGGCTTTTTTACCTGGCGAAGAAGCGACCCGACCTGGAATTGATTCCGGTCTACGTCGACAATATGACTCGCATTTTGCCGAAAGGGGAATACTTGCCGGTCCCCTT
This genomic interval from Bremerella sp. JC817 contains the following:
- a CDS encoding O-antigen ligase family protein, which codes for MTPILIIFALVGLVWGTILAIRGNLLLASVGLLVATSAFGVYFFEFKFGGINLSIDRLAIVGLGVAFAVQWKLGKIELRPWMALDTVIAIFFGVLIFNTFSHDIRNLAPDQVPPVQHLINGYLIPLSVYIVARNLKYDERQVDWFLMAMTAFGVYLAVIGIMEGLGLYGFVFPRYIADPKIGLHFGRARGPMVQSVSYGVYLCGCLLTTCLLWSRASAKTKGFVFCLIPLFLAAIFFTKTRTVWAGAGVSLMAGIFLTMQGKARTVLLTGMVACGLLAVAAKSDAIMGLKREGTVEDTRRSVSMRASFTYVSWEMFLDRPILGHGFSQFRKAKLPYLADRNVDLILESIRDYDHHNTFLSVLTDLGLLGFIPFLCMYGMWLRNGWRLARSESPPWAKAVGTLGVGTVLIAFCQMVGHEITFMPFEHLLIFLVAGMNAALVYDFGLVPRSHTPAPTTSWPAQAAARG
- a CDS encoding GNAT family N-acetyltransferase, which codes for MSWWRRYADDCPLYLLGVFDGDRLVGMAPFYRSAGKTGGRTLRFLGDGEVCSDYLDLLAAPGYENRIISPLVDWLLEALTTSDSWDAMELDGIESGTPLVEELTRQLAGAQAMVRRRPAQNCWRLELPESWYEFEMLQSKSHRKQIRRLIKRVFDTDRCQLHVCNSITQIDEAMPILIDLHTRRRKTLDQTGCFACDRFRRFLYEAANEMIPSGNCEILWLELDGAPIAAEIHFPTDTICYAYQAGIDPARIKEEPGSLMQIAVIRRAIEQGKTAVDFLRGDEPYKAHWRAEPRVCETIRVVPNTTSGLIRHGIWSTQVQVKSWFKASLGKD
- a CDS encoding polysaccharide deacetylase family protein, whose amino-acid sequence is MDRIKSALIDGYCAATWPWRARFRKERARVAMAPVMVLFYHRVADINLNPWTITNDDFRRHLDWLQAHLDVVSLEEAQRRIASRYNTKSCVAITFDDGYSENCDFAIGELIRREMPATYFVTLENVLRGRPFPHDAELGINAPPNTLPQICEMAQSPWIEIGGHTRTHPDVGKMRDLLLLKDEVIFATEGLEQLIGKPIRYFAFPFGQHANLNDTAINLLREKGIQGFCSAYGGYNFPGDDPYHIQRIHGDPDMARLRNWLTIDPRKVNGVPRYQPRYTKPVSPLGGSE
- a CDS encoding lipopolysaccharide biosynthesis protein, yielding MSSASSVDNTAPLPETDSFRTTSLAESMLLLAMLTVFQRGIGFVRGVLFCRWLPAEQLGLWDLVFGFLMLAGPLVVLGIPGSFGRYVEHYRQKGQLRTFLYRTTIATVVLSAVGCSALWLFHEQAAVVLFKDRSLASIIPVVALTLTAVIGFNYFVELFIAMRQMRMVSALQFVNSVLFAVVGLGLLLWYEASAESVIISYGVACSVTVAMGVWVLIRDWQTLPLGNEVPAQSEFWRKLLPFAAWLWAINLLSNLFEVVDRYMIVHFSGLSPEQSITLVGDYHSSRVVPWLMVAVANLFGGILLPHLSADWESGNRDKVGRQINLLLKMASMVMMAGAIVIGMTAPFLFEYVFEGKYSGGLQVLPWTLTYCVWYSLSGCAMLYFCCAEKTHAGAIVFGIGLAANVALNAILLPMWGLTGAVVATALANAIAISLALILSKRHGMQVQLATLLLAAAPLLLGLGWMPAIALWIVLAWQATTANWLFDEEEKQQLLDGIGVLTKRFR
- a CDS encoding glycosyltransferase, coding for MGRRTIKPLENRGPLRVMFLVTSMPVGGAETLLVNLIRRMDRSRFAPELCCMKDLGPLGVVMEQEVPTFHKMLSSKYDLRVVSRLSELFRVREIDAVVTVGAGDKMFWGRLCAWLAGVPVIASAIHSTGWPDSINWLNRRLTSITDRFIGVAAPHGKHLVEVEGFPTEKVTVIPNGIDTDRFVVDPEVRRRVRDEWRVRDDTAVSGIVAALRPEKDHALFLNAAARVVKRCPRSHFVIVGDGPERPAIEALRDELGLQDHVTMMGSRSDVPDLLCGMDTFVLTSKNEASPVSILEAMSCQLPIVAPRVGSIPDAVDDGVNGLLVEASSLDETADAMIALSQGANLRAEMGAAAREKVLRYGSLDAMVGGYQDLITTVYRQKALKAASTVLQPVSSGVLLGKPSDVKAS
- a CDS encoding lysophospholipid acyltransferase family protein — encoded protein: MKFNLTGPFLAGLAKVVAGSSVRWVDSHPDTCQRIYFANHTSHIDAVIIWASLPKHCRELTMPVAAKDYWDRGWFRRYLARSLNAMLIDRENIKVHRSPVESMLKEIGDKYSAIIFPEGSRNDGTTLREFKSGLFYLAKKRPDLELIPVYVDNMTRILPKGEYLPVPLLSRVIFGPPIWLENGEPKADFLARARESVSRLRDV